A window of Candidatus Saccharibacteria bacterium oral taxon 488 genomic DNA:
TCAGCATTACCACAGCGAGAATACCGATGAAATAGAGCATGATGTTGATAATTTTTTTCACCAGTGAGCTGTCGCCATTGGTTAAATTAGCCGGCACGCCGTCGCCACGCGCATCATTGATGCCACGAGTAACACCGCCCTCGCCAAGCGCGAACGCTGGAGTGCTCAAAACTACCGTGCCGACACCGATGGTCAGCATGATACTAACGATACCTGCGAAAAACCTCTTCATGCGCGTTATTATCCTCTTTCTTAGGTTTATTGTCAAGTTTTGCGGTCTGCCTGCTGGCCGCGGGGCTAGCCAGACCACTGCTTCTATGATACACTATTTTTGGCTCATGGAGGAGTACCCAAGTGGCTGAAGGGGACGGTTTGCTAAATCGTTAGTACGGGGAGACCTGTAGCGGGAGTTCGAATCTCCCCTCCTCCGCCAGAATTATGCTACTGTAGTCCCGGTTTATCCGGGACTTATTTTAATTGTTTTGTTTAGTACGCGGAGTGGGTATCGAATAGAATTTTGGGCCGACGGCACCATCTAAATCAGGAAATATTATTGACAAATTAAAAACCTTATGCTATTATCCTAACATTGCTATGGTTGGGTCCATAGAGATAAACATAAAAAGAATATGAAATATTTATCACACATTATTACCACTACCACGATGGCATTGGGCCTGTCGACCAGCCTCGGCGTGTTTTTGCATGACACGAATATTGATAAAGCGATTGTTTCTGCTTGGCAACTCATGAGTGATGCGCGCCAGGTTGATGACGACCACCACAGCAAGCCTCATTCCTCGCCGCATACTCACTCTGACCATCATGACTTTTCGGGGGCGCTAAAAGACGGGCAAACCCACCCGCGGACGACACCGCGTAGTGCTGATCGTAAGCACCTACATACCAAACTCGTCAGCCGCGGTGGTGATGGTGATATTGACGGGCATCGACTGATGGTCGATCCGATTAGCGTGAGCTGATGACTTCGAGCTCACTGATAAAGCGCTGGATGAGCCTTTCCTGCTCAGCTAGCTGCTGGCGAGTTTCCTCGACGAGATAGGCTGGCGCCTTTTCAACGTAAGTTGGATTATCCAGCCGCGCCTGGAGGTTCGCCAGGGTTCGCCGCGCCTCGCTTAGCCGTACTTCCAGATCGGTCTGGTGCTGATAGAGAGTCTTCTCGTCAATATCCAGCCATGCTTCCCTGTTTGCTGCCGCCAACCTAAGGCCCCGTGGCTGGTCGGTGTGTGCAATTGACTCCAGGCGCATGAGGTGTTTGATGGTGTCCTGATTTTCGTCAATTAAATTGTCATTACCGTATAACAAGCGGTATTTTTTATTGCCCGGCAACTCAGCGATTACCCAGCGACCTTCCGCGACCAGTGTTTTCAGCTGCTCAAACTGCTCAGCGGCGATGGGGTCGAACTTTTCTGGGGTCGGCCAATGGTCGCGCATTAAAATGCCATCGGTGTAATTAAGTGTCTGCCAAATTGTCTCGGTAACGAATGGTGCGAATGGATGAGCGATTTTCAGGCTGGTTGCCAGCGCCCATGACAGCAATGGGCGGTTGATAGCGGTTTTTGACGATTCGATGTACCAATCGGCTAGGTCGTCCCAAATAGCGTGATAGACCGTGTCTGCGGCTTCAGAAAAGCGGTACTGCTCCAGGCGGACGGCGACGTTATTAGCGGCGTCATTCAGCTGGCGGATAATCCAGTGGTCGGCCGGCGTCTGCGGCTCTAGGCCAACGATTTGGTGTTCATCGCCGATTTGCGCCTCGACGAAACGAGCGATATTCCACAGCTTATTACAGAAGTTGCGAGCAGCGATGACCGCGCCCTTGTTGAAGGCTTGATGCTGGGCTGGCGCGCGGCCAGCGATGATGCCCATGCGGGTGGCGTCCGAGCCAAATTCTGAAACTAGCTCCATTGGGTTGATGACATTACCTTTGGATTTGGACATTTTTTGATTATGTTCGTCGTTGACCATGCCGTGCAGGTAAACGTCCTTGAACGGTAGTTTGCCAGTGCGGTACAGGCTGAGCATAATCATGCGCGCTACCCACGCCCGCATAATGTCCATGCCGGTTTCCATCAGGCTGGTTGGGAAGTATTTGGCTAATTCCCCGCCATTTAGATAATCAGTAACGATGTATGGCCACTGCCCAGATGAGAACCAGGTATCAAAGGTATCTTCTTCCCTGATATATGTTGTACCATTTACAACTATTTTTCGTTCGTCAGTACGAATGTTAAATATCCAGTCGCGCGGGTTGCTTTCATTGACAAATGCTGGAATCGGGATGCCCCACGGGATTTGCCGGGAGATATTCCAATCTTTCAGTTGCTTGAGATAGGCGATGAGTTCTTTGCGCTTAGCGGCTGGATAAAAGGTAATCTCTTCCCCCTCTAAGGCTTCAATGGCTGGCTGAGCCAACGGCTGCATTTTAATAAACCATTGCTCCTTAACCATCGGCTCGATGACGCTGCCGCATTTGTAACAATGTCCGACGGCATGTTCAATGTCTGTTTCGCCGCGGCGCAGTTCTAGCGACTCCAAGGCTGCCAACACGCGAGTGCGGGCTTCTGCCGGCGTCAGGCCTAGGAATTGCGGCGGTACGTTGATCATCTTGCCTTCTTGGCTGATGATTTGCTTGAGCGGCAGATTGTGGCGCTGGGCCATCTCGAAGTCGTTCGGGTCGTGTGCTGGCGTAATTTTCACTGCGCCAGTACCATAGTTCATATCGACGTACTCGTCGGCGATGATTGGGATTTCCTCGTCGGTGATTGGCAATAAAATTCGCGTACCGATGAGGTGTTTGTAGCGCTCGTCATCCGGGTGGACAGCCACTGCCACGTCGCCTAGCATGGTCTCCGGCCGCGTGGTGGCGACTACGATTTCGCCGATTTTATCCAGCGTCGGGTAAGCGATTTGCCACAACTTCCCCTTTTCATTTTTATGCTCAACTTCAATGTCGGCGAAGCTGGTTTGGTGTTTGGTGCAATAATTAACGATCCGCTCACCGCGATATACCAGACCATCATCCCACAGCTTTTTGAAGGTCTCGTACACTGTAGCGATGACTTTATCGTCCAGCGTAAAGGTCAAATGCCGCCAAGAAGCGCTGACGCCCAGAGCCCGCAGCTGCAACTCCATGTTGCCGCGTTTTTCTTCAACAAATTGCCAAACCTGGTCGTACAGTTGTTCACGTGAAAAGTCAAAACGGCTTTTTCCCTGTTTTGCCAGTTCTTTTTCATAAACTACCCATGTCTCAAAGCCAGCATGATCTGCCCCAGGAATAAACACCGCATCATCACCCTTTAACCTGTGATAACGAATCAAGATATCCTTCAAATTCATGTCTAGGGCATGGCCAATGTGCAAGTTACCATTAGCGTTGGGCGGCGGCATGACGATGGAGTACGGTTTGCCAGTGCCAGTCGGCTCTAATGCACCGCTAGTTTCCCACATGGCGTAAATGTTTGGTTCGTAATCGTTTGGGGTGTATTGTTTGGCTAATTGCATGAATAATTCCTACTTTTCACGTGAAAAGCGAGCATCGCTACCGTCAAGATTTTTCACGTGAAAACTCAGACAATAGGCGTAAATGATCTCTCCACGCGGTTATATTACCAAGCCAATTATACCACAGAAAAAGGGGCGGCAAAACCGCGGATGATGCCTGGCTAGGGGTGTTAACGCAGCGTTTGGTAGGCGCGGTACAGCCAGTAGCGACTGCGCTGTAATGGCAAATCCCAAGCCCCGGCAAAGGTGACGTCGTGTCCGCCAAATGAGCGTTTGAACTTGGTGAAGCCAGCCCACGGATGGTTTTTGTCGGCACCGTCGGGGGCGATGCCGTAGAGGTCGGCTTTGGCTAATCCGTGCTGCTGAGCGTCAATGATTGCCTCGGCCAGCAGGGCAGTGCCAGCATTGAGCTTGCGGTGAGCTGGGTCTGACGAGGCGCCAGCATGGGCGTAATATAGCGTGTCGCTGCTATGATAAAACAGGGCAGCGGCGATGGGTTGATTATCAAGCGCGGCGTAGTACAGCGTGGCTGCACCGAGCGGGAAGAGAGTGGCGGCTTGCTGGCGAAAATAACTATCAGGATGTGGCGTAATGCCGCGCTGCTGGGCGACCTGGTGGACAAATTTCAGTAAGATATCAATGTCGTGCGGGTCAGTCGAGCGGTGGACAGAGACGCCTTTTTTATGATAATTGCGGTACACATTACGAACTGGCTGTGCCATATGGGCGATCAGCTGGTCTTGCGGCTGAGTCAGGTCGATGACGTGCGAATGCTCCGGCTGGAGCTTTTGGTAGGTAACCTTTTTCCAGCCGTGAGCTTGGAGATGGGTGGCAAAGTCGAGATTGGTTGGCTCGACGCGCAGGAAGGTAACGCGGTGTTTTTTACCAAGTTGAGTTAAGGAATCAAGGGCTGCTGCTAGCGAATGCTTGTCATTGGCAGCCGGGCCGTACGGACAATACAGGCGGGAATTACCAGTGCTGCGCTCTAAAATAGCCAAGTACTCCCAGCCCGGGCCGCTATCGCGAAAGGTGGTGCGGCCGAGCGATTCTTGAAAGGCTTGCCAGGCGGTTGATTGTAAAAAATGTTGGTTCATGTTGTAATCCTCACAACGTTAGATTGCTGTCATTGATAAACTTGGTTGGACTTCCAGGTCGTACGGGTCGGCGGGCTGGTCGATGTGGGCGCGGAAATAACCGAGCGCGGCGATCATGGCAGCGTTGTCGGTGCAGAGCTGGATGGGCGCATACTCGATGTCGATAGGCAAGGCCCGGCGCAGTTGGCGGCGTAATTCTTGGTTGGCGGCGACGCCGCCGGCGATGACGACGGAAGCAGGCTGGAAATTGTCATAAGCTTTTTTAGTCTTATCGACCAGGGTTTTAACGGCGGTGTACTGGAAACTGGCTGCCATATTATGTCTTAGTTCATCGTTTACTAGGGCAGGAAGCTCGTGCGACGGAAAGGTGAAGTCTTTGCCCACCTCGCGCTGAACGGTCCTCAGAACGGCTGTCTTGAGGCCAGAGAAGGAAAAATCGTACTCACCGGCGAGCTTGGCGATGGGTAGGTGAAAGGCGCGGGGATCGCCGAGTTCGGCTGCCTTGGCGATGGCAGGGCCGCCAGGGTAGGGCAGGCCAATGATTTTAGCAACCTTGTCGAACGCCTCGCCAACGGCGTCATCTTGGGTTTGGCCGATGAGCCGGTAGTCGCCGTGGTTCTGGAACAGGACAAGCTGCGAGTGACCGCCCGAGACGATGAGGGCGAGGAGGGGGAAGGTGGGTTGATAATGCGGTAAAGACAGCGCCAAATCGCTAGAATTAACAACGGCTTCCGCACGCCGAGATGCT
This region includes:
- a CDS encoding valine--tRNA ligase — translated: MQLAKQYTPNDYEPNIYAMWETSGALEPTGTGKPYSIVMPPPNANGNLHIGHALDMNLKDILIRYHRLKGDDAVFIPGADHAGFETWVVYEKELAKQGKSRFDFSREQLYDQVWQFVEEKRGNMELQLRALGVSASWRHLTFTLDDKVIATVYETFKKLWDDGLVYRGERIVNYCTKHQTSFADIEVEHKNEKGKLWQIAYPTLDKIGEIVVATTRPETMLGDVAVAVHPDDERYKHLIGTRILLPITDEEIPIIADEYVDMNYGTGAVKITPAHDPNDFEMAQRHNLPLKQIISQEGKMINVPPQFLGLTPAEARTRVLAALESLELRRGETDIEHAVGHCYKCGSVIEPMVKEQWFIKMQPLAQPAIEALEGEEITFYPAAKRKELIAYLKQLKDWNISRQIPWGIPIPAFVNESNPRDWIFNIRTDERKIVVNGTTYIREEDTFDTWFSSGQWPYIVTDYLNGGELAKYFPTSLMETGMDIMRAWVARMIMLSLYRTGKLPFKDVYLHGMVNDEHNQKMSKSKGNVINPMELVSEFGSDATRMGIIAGRAPAQHQAFNKGAVIAARNFCNKLWNIARFVEAQIGDEHQIVGLEPQTPADHWIIRQLNDAANNVAVRLEQYRFSEAADTVYHAIWDDLADWYIESSKTAINRPLLSWALATSLKIAHPFAPFVTETIWQTLNYTDGILMRDHWPTPEKFDPIAAEQFEQLKTLVAEGRWVIAELPGNKKYRLLYGNDNLIDENQDTIKHLMRLESIAHTDQPRGLRLAAANREAWLDIDEKTLYQHQTDLEVRLSEARRTLANLQARLDNPTYVEKAPAYLVEETRQQLAEQERLIQRFISELEVISSR
- a CDS encoding peptidoglycan bridge formation glycyltransferase FemA/FemB family protein, producing the protein MNQHFLQSTAWQAFQESLGRTTFRDSGPGWEYLAILERSTGNSRLYCPYGPAANDKHSLAAALDSLTQLGKKHRVTFLRVEPTNLDFATHLQAHGWKKVTYQKLQPEHSHVIDLTQPQDQLIAHMAQPVRNVYRNYHKKGVSVHRSTDPHDIDILLKFVHQVAQQRGITPHPDSYFRQQAATLFPLGAATLYYAALDNQPIAAALFYHSSDTLYYAHAGASSDPAHRKLNAGTALLAEAIIDAQQHGLAKADLYGIAPDGADKNHPWAGFTKFKRSFGGHDVTFAGAWDLPLQRSRYWLYRAYQTLR